The genomic interval CGGTAAAAAGGGCCTTATCCGTTATCTCCGGATACGGCGTTGACTTTGTGACCATTCACTGTGATGCGGGCAGACGTCTGGCCGGGGCCATATCCATAGCTACGGGCGCCGGGACAAAGGTGCTCGGGGTTACCCTTCTGACCAGTATAGGAAGAGATGATCTAGCTGTCCAGGGTTTGTCCGGGGAGTTTATCGATGATGTTTCCCGCCTTGTGGTGCAGAGGGCCATGTCAGCCGGAGAAGCGGGATGCAGCGGCGTCATATCTTCCGGTCAGGAAGTTAAGGCTATAAGAGAACGGTTAGGAAGGGATTTTCTCATCGTTACTCCCGGCATACGGCCGGCCTGGAGTGTTACATCCGATGATGACCAGAGAAGGATTGTCACTCCCCGTGAGGCTATCCTTAACGGCGCCGATTATATAGTAGTGGGAAGACCTATCCGAACCGCTAAAGATCCTATAGAAGCTGCCCGCCGTATAATTGAAGAGATGGATCAAGTCTGCTGATATTTCGCCCTCCAACTTATAAAAATTCCCCTTTACTAAAGTTTTTAAAAGATAGTGACGATGTTTCCCGTAGACTGCCTTTAGAATTTAAATCTTAATACAGGGGGAGGGGTCTTATGGGCATGCTTGAGGTTGATGCGCCGGGCAAGGTTGTAGTTGGAGGTGTCGCAGATACCATAAAGATTCCAAATATTACGGCCGGAGTCGGTCTTCTCTTTTTTGACCAGGCAAAAAAGGTGGGGACAGGGAGCGTTATTGTCCTTCCACCCGTTGTCCAGAAAATTATGAAAGATATGCTGGGCAAGATGGAGGAAAAAGGGGCTACTGCTGGAGGTATTTCTGCCAAGCTGGCCGGGGGTGCCGATTTTCTTCAATCGGCAATGGGTAGCCGTATCAGCCAGAGCGTAATGGATGCCTGTGGTCAGATGGGCATTAAGGTCTCAGGTAAAGATTTGGGCGGGAAGGAGAAAAGGACACTTATAACCGTCTTAGCCAGTGGAGAGACGAAGGTCGTCTCAGTATCCGGAGAAAAGAAGATATAGGGGAGGGTTATAATAATGGAGGAAAGCAGAATTGATAAGATAGTGAGACGGGTAGATGATCTCCCTCCTCTTCCCACCACCTTCATGAAAATCGTGGAGCTGTCCCGAAAACCCAATGCATCTATGAAAGATCTGGTGGATGTAATATCCCTGGACCAGGCGATGGTCATGCGTATTTTAAGGGTATGCAACTCGCCTTTTTATGGTTTAAGGAGTGAAATTACCTCCGTAGCACATGGTGCGTCATATCTGGGTTTTTCAGCCATCCAGGGTATTGCCGCTGCCCAGGCGACAAGTGGTATCCTGAATAAAAAAGTTGATGGTTACCAGTTAGACGGTGGGGAACTCTACAAACATTCCGTTGCTACGGCCTTGGGGGCCAGAATTATCGCTGAAAAAAGGTATCGTGCCTTAAAAGATACTGCCTTTACAGGCGGCCTCTTGCACGATGTGGGTAAGTTGATCCTTGCTCAATTTGTATCGGAAGAGTTCGAAAAAATAATAGAAGCCGTAGAAAAAGAACAGATTTCCTTTAATGAGGCCGAGCAGAAGGTCCTGGGGTTTGACCATACCGAGCTGGGTGAAAAGATTGCCGCCAAATGGAAATTAGCCGATAACCTGCGCATAGCTATCCGTTACCACCATAATCCATCTCTATGTAAAAATGACGGGCAGATTGCCCACATTGTGCACGTGGCTGATGCCATTTCTATGATGCTGGGGATCGGGGCCGGGACGGACGGGCTTAACTATGTTTTTCATAAGGAATCGCTGGATGTTTGCGGGTTGGATGAGAAAGGAATGGAAGAGGTAACAGAAAAATTGCTCTCTGAAATTGAGGATGCGTTGCGCTCATTTAGCGGCTGATGTGGGAGGCATTATGCCGGATGAGGGACAAAGCCATATTTCTTATAGATATTACGGGCGAGGTCTGATTTTATAAAGTCGAGAAATTTTGCGGCATTTGAAGGATTAGGGGCGTTTTTTAGCACAGTTATAAAGTAATCTATTTTATCTCGCTGATCCAGGTCTTGGCCTGGCTCAATACACTCGAACATTAAGCCTTCCCGGCGTGCATTTATATATTCGGTTGCCCATACCGGCCCCACATCCACCGTCCGCTTTTTCAGGCGTAAGGGGGTTTCCCGGTGATGGACAATCGTGAAGATAGTAGTGCCTTCCGCCCGTTTTTCCTCCATGATCCTTTTAACCAGGTTCTCGCCGCCTGCCTCCCGGTACATCCCGATGATGTGAAAGGCAATATCCTCGGTTTCCGGGTTAGGCTGGGAGATCCTGACCTCATCTCTGCCCAGGTCATGGACAGAGGCAATTCGGGCCGGATTACCTTCGGGAACCATAAGTACTATCCGGTTGTGTAAGTAGAGAAAATATTTTTCTTTTTCGATAAGGTCTGCCTCTTCTAAAGAGTGCATAGCACTTTCATTGACGGAGGCATAGATGTCGGGTATAACATCGATTACTCTATCCTGGAATATAGCCCCGCCCGCCAGTATCTGTTTTAGTTCCATACCGGGCGGCAGGGTCTCATAAAATATCGTTTTTATCTCCGGGTATTGTTGCTGAAAGGCGGCCAGGAGTTCCGGCATGACCATAAACTGATTCCCGGCCACAAAGAGTACCAGATCAGCGCCATGCAGGTTTTCCATGTGGTGCAAATCTCCGTCCATATTGGAAGGGATTACCGGCAGGCTGCTTTTGGTCTTCGGGCTGTTCATGGAATCAGACCCGGTCGCACCGGATCATGGCGATCCGCTCCAGTAAATCTTCATCCAGTTCGCCAAGCAGTTCTTTAACTGTGTATTTACGGCCGCAAACCTTACAGCGCAGGGTTACATCCTTTCAAGTCCTGACGATGGAGAGCCGGCCGCCGCATGTCTTACAGGGCATTTCTTATCCTGGTATTAGGTCTGAGATTTAAGGTAACAATATAGGCCCTTATAGCTAAGTCAACTGCGCATAAAAGTCAACAGCCAAGATTGACCAATTCGTAAAAAAGCCTTTTCACCGCTGAGTACGCAGAGTCCGCAGAGATAAACTTTTGCCACCAAGGCACCAAGACACAAAGGGATACTCTTAGTGGCTTGGTGTCTTAGTGGCTGAATAGTTGCAAATTCCTTTAATCGGCGTTCTCGGCGGCCTTTGCGGTAAAAGCGCTTATTCCCCTTGACAAGACCTGCTGGATGTCTTAAATAGATTATGAAAATGAATTTCATTTTCATTTTTAAGGGAAGGCTTGCAGGTGCTGCTGGTTCGATTCTAAAAAGCAGGGGAGGGCGTTTCCACGAAAGCTGTTAATAAAAAGCAGGGTATCCTTAGAGGATATATCGCCCAGAAGAAGCTCAAGTCTTCACGTCAGCGGGATGAGATAGCCCGGATTTTTTTCAGTATGAAGGGCCATGTAAACTTAGATGAGCTTTACCGGCATGCGGCCCGCTTCAATTCCCGGATAGGTTATACCACCGTCTATCGAACCCTAAAACTGCTGACAGAGTGCGGGATGGCGATTGAGAGGAAGTTTGCCGACGGACAGACCCGTTATGAGAATGTTGATCAGGGGGAGCATCATGACCATCTGATATGTCTCTCCTGCGGAAAGATACTTGAATTCACGGATAACCGCATCGAAAAGATGCAGGAGGAGATAGCGGCGCGCCATCATTTCGCTATCAAAGATCACAGATTAGAGATATACGGTGCATGTGCGGATTGCTTGAAAAAAGAGAAAAATCCCCCCCAACCCCCCTTTACTAAAGGGGGGAGTATGTTCAGACCCCTTTTGGGAAAAGACGGGAACCCATCCATTCCCCTTTTGAAAAAAGGGGAGCACCATCATATTCCCCCTTTGGAAAAGGGGGATACAGGGGGATTTTCAGATGAGAAAGCGGGGAAAAAATAGGGGCATGGAGAGTAAGGATATTAACCGGAAGTCAACAAAGAAAATAATACTGGTCGGCAACCCGAACGTCGGTAAAAGCGTTGTCTTCAACTACCTGACCGGTAAATACGTCGTGGTTTCAAACTATCCGGGGACGACCGTAGAGGTTTCACATGGTACGACTAAATGGAGGGGTAAAAATATCACTGTGCTGGATACGCCGGGCGTAAACAGCCTGCTGCCCACCTCTGAAGATGAGATAGTTACGCGCAATATCCTGTTGAACGAAAAGGATGCCCTGATTGTCCAGGTGGCTGATGCCAAGAACCTGCGGCGCAGCCTCCTTATATCCAGCCAATTGTCTGAAATGGGGTTGCCTTTTCTTCTTGTGCTTAATATGGAGGATGAGGCCCGCGAACGCGGCATCAAAATAAATTATCAGGAGCTTTATTCGCTGACCGACGCCAGGGTCATTTCCACCGTAGCTACCCAGAAAAAGAATCTGGAAAAGATAACGGAAGAGCTTGGTGATCTGAGAGAGGCCACATTGAACATAAGTTACCCTCCGGCCCTGGAAGAGGCCATCTCTCAGATAGCGGAGTTCCTGCCGGAAGAGAATATAAGCCCCCGTTCCATCGCTATCATGCTCCTTTCCGGGGATAAAAGCCTTAAACGATGGTTGCATGCACGCCTGCCGGAATCCAGAATCAACGAGATCGAGGCGATCCGAAGATCATGCCAGGCCGGATTCGATCAGCCCATAAGCTATCTGATTAACCAGGTCCGCCTGGAAAAGGTGGATGAAATTGTGCGCCTGGTGACCATGATTAAGCCTATCAAACGAAAGCGGCTCTCCACCCGCATTGGCGAACTATCCGTACATCCGTTTTGGGGCGTGGTTATTCTGATAGGCGTGGTTTATTTACTATATCAGGTAATCGGCGTTTTTGGGGCCGGCGTGGCCGTTGACTTTATGGAAAAGACGGTTTTCGGAGAGTATATCAACCCGTTTTTCATGAGATGGACCGGGCGACTGGTGCCGATGGCCTGGCTGAGGGACCTGCTGGTCGGCCAGTATGGCCTTCTGACCATGGCTATGACCTATGCCTTTGCCCTGATCCTGCCCATTATTACCTTTTTTTTCATAGCCTTCGGCCTGATGGAGGATTCCGGCTATCTGCCCCGGCTGGCGGTCATGAGCAATAAGATATTTCGGTTAATCGGTCTTAATGGTAAGGCCATTCTGCCTATGATTCTGGGGCTGGGGTGTGCCACTATGGCTACGCTTACGACCCGCATCCTGGAAAGCAAGCGGGACAGGATTATCGTTACCCTGCTCCTGGCCCTGGGCGTCCCCTGTTCGGCGCAGATGGCCGTTATTTTCGGCATGCTCTCCGGATTTTCTCCCATGATGGTTGTGCTCTGGGCCGGGGTCGTAGGTCTTGTCCTGGCGGTGGTCGGCTAC from Thermodesulfobacteriota bacterium carries:
- a CDS encoding transcriptional repressor, translating into MAQKKLKSSRQRDEIARIFFSMKGHVNLDELYRHAARFNSRIGYTTVYRTLKLLTECGMAIERKFADGQTRYENVDQGEHHDHLICLSCGKILEFTDNRIEKMQEEIAARHHFAIKDHRLEIYGACADCLKKEKNPPQPPFTKGGSMFRPLLGKDGNPSIPLLKKGEHHHIPPLEKGDTGGFSDEKAGKK
- the feoB gene encoding ferrous iron transport protein B encodes the protein MRKRGKNRGMESKDINRKSTKKIILVGNPNVGKSVVFNYLTGKYVVVSNYPGTTVEVSHGTTKWRGKNITVLDTPGVNSLLPTSEDEIVTRNILLNEKDALIVQVADAKNLRRSLLISSQLSEMGLPFLLVLNMEDEARERGIKINYQELYSLTDARVISTVATQKKNLEKITEELGDLREATLNISYPPALEEAISQIAEFLPEENISPRSIAIMLLSGDKSLKRWLHARLPESRINEIEAIRRSCQAGFDQPISYLINQVRLEKVDEIVRLVTMIKPIKRKRLSTRIGELSVHPFWGVVILIGVVYLLYQVIGVFGAGVAVDFMEKTVFGEYINPFFMRWTGRLVPMAWLRDLLVGQYGLLTMAMTYAFALILPIITFFFIAFGLMEDSGYLPRLAVMSNKIFRLIGLNGKAILPMILGLGCATMATLTTRILESKRDRIIVTLLLALGVPCSAQMAVIFGMLSGFSPMMVVLWAGVVGLVLAVVGYLAARYLPGESSDFVLELPPIRLPRIGNILIKTLSRIEWYLKEAVPLFALSTFILFIMDKTGILINIEKGASPLIKGVLGLPVETTQAFLIGFLRRDYGAAGLLALARAHTLSAEQILVALVTMTLFVPCLANFLVIVKERGWKIGAAISGFILTVAFTVGGLLNLILKITGFKI
- the pyrF gene encoding orotidine-5'-phosphate decarboxylase, producing MRDKDRLIFPLDFPSWKEASTYVRLLAGTVGVFKIGLELFIAEGPSILKKIKEETEAGIFLDLKLHDIPETVKRALSVISGYGVDFVTIHCDAGRRLAGAISIATGAGTKVLGVTLLTSIGRDDLAVQGLSGEFIDDVSRLVVQRAMSAGEAGCSGVISSGQEVKAIRERLGRDFLIVTPGIRPAWSVTSDDDQRRIVTPREAILNGADYIVVGRPIRTAKDPIEAARRIIEEMDQVC
- a CDS encoding HDOD domain-containing protein produces the protein MEESRIDKIVRRVDDLPPLPTTFMKIVELSRKPNASMKDLVDVISLDQAMVMRILRVCNSPFYGLRSEITSVAHGASYLGFSAIQGIAAAQATSGILNKKVDGYQLDGGELYKHSVATALGARIIAEKRYRALKDTAFTGGLLHDVGKLILAQFVSEEFEKIIEAVEKEQISFNEAEQKVLGFDHTELGEKIAAKWKLADNLRIAIRYHHNPSLCKNDGQIAHIVHVADAISMMLGIGAGTDGLNYVFHKESLDVCGLDEKGMEEVTEKLLSEIEDALRSFSG
- a CDS encoding substrate-binding domain-containing protein; the protein is MNSPKTKSSLPVIPSNMDGDLHHMENLHGADLVLFVAGNQFMVMPELLAAFQQQYPEIKTIFYETLPPGMELKQILAGGAIFQDRVIDVIPDIYASVNESAMHSLEEADLIEKEKYFLYLHNRIVLMVPEGNPARIASVHDLGRDEVRISQPNPETEDIAFHIIGMYREAGGENLVKRIMEEKRAEGTTIFTIVHHRETPLRLKKRTVDVGPVWATEYINARREGLMFECIEPGQDLDQRDKIDYFITVLKNAPNPSNAAKFLDFIKSDLARNIYKKYGFVPHPA